In one window of Candidatus Lernaella stagnicola DNA:
- a CDS encoding SGNH/GDSL hydrolase family protein, translating to MKKVGYSLLTLLLVLGLSELFLRVADRAWGVAERVKVTDWPPVGDRAGPYEPLSQAPDPCDDPLHIRPPELTLRQIGDNPEDPRCFLPRGHASGARRKVFIVGGSAAWGDGVEYADTFAARLGSQLGDTWSVTNAARNGADSRSVMQAVKHIVDCQAPTALIILSGNNEWLTWRHEAAPPLRYRIHHALARSFAYRYLIAGSRRVRRLRRHTEADSGRGRFDPTRGCESAERMERVADFDTEAWLKQRRNYLTAFAFHLAQITEYAAAKGVRVILCTVPYRRRLCPAYFLPQPDDDRDGAASTYFTGEEHRLAGRPHEAAMAYRRAREGMVGNLGAVLSINAVIREIARGGDTALVDLDAAFVRAGGEEIDADRLFHDFCHPNREGHELIAAELYSLFGKYNP from the coding sequence ATGAAAAAGGTCGGATACTCACTACTTACGCTGTTGTTGGTCCTCGGATTATCCGAGCTTTTCCTGCGCGTGGCCGATCGTGCCTGGGGCGTCGCCGAACGCGTAAAAGTGACCGATTGGCCGCCCGTGGGCGATCGCGCCGGCCCCTACGAACCCCTGTCGCAGGCGCCCGATCCCTGCGATGACCCCCTGCATATTCGCCCACCGGAGCTGACGCTGCGGCAAATCGGTGACAACCCCGAGGATCCGCGTTGCTTTCTGCCACGCGGCCACGCGTCCGGTGCACGGCGCAAGGTTTTCATCGTGGGTGGGTCGGCCGCTTGGGGAGACGGCGTCGAGTATGCCGACACTTTCGCGGCGCGCTTGGGCTCGCAATTGGGCGATACATGGAGCGTGACAAACGCGGCGCGCAACGGCGCGGATTCCCGGTCCGTGATGCAGGCCGTCAAGCACATCGTAGATTGCCAGGCCCCGACGGCGTTGATCATCCTTTCCGGCAACAATGAGTGGCTCACTTGGCGTCACGAGGCCGCGCCGCCCCTGCGTTATCGCATCCACCACGCGCTGGCGCGCAGCTTCGCGTATCGGTATCTCATCGCCGGGTCCCGCCGCGTGCGGCGGCTTCGTCGTCACACCGAGGCGGACTCAGGTCGCGGGCGTTTCGATCCGACGCGCGGATGCGAGTCAGCGGAGCGAATGGAACGCGTCGCTGATTTCGACACTGAGGCCTGGCTGAAGCAGCGCCGCAATTACTTGACAGCCTTCGCGTTTCATCTGGCGCAAATCACCGAATACGCCGCGGCGAAAGGCGTGCGGGTGATCTTGTGCACCGTGCCGTATCGGCGGCGTTTGTGTCCCGCGTACTTTTTGCCTCAGCCCGACGATGACCGCGATGGCGCTGCTTCGACCTATTTTACGGGCGAGGAGCACCGGCTCGCGGGCCGGCCGCACGAAGCGGCGATGGCTTACCGGCGGGCGCGGGAGGGCATGGTCGGCAATCTGGGCGCGGTGTTGTCGATCAACGCGGTCATTCGGGAAATCGCCCGTGGTGGCGACACGGCCTTGGTGGATTTGGATGCGGCGTTTGTGCGCGCGGGCGGTGAGGAGATCGACGCGGACCGCCTGTTCCACGACTTCTGCCACCCCAACCGGGAAGGGCACGAACTTATCGCCGCCGAACTCTATTCGCTGTTCGGCAAATACAATCCGTAA